The Kitasatospora albolonga nucleotide sequence GTATCAGCGACACAGAATTTCAGAACAAAAATTCTGTAAACGCCCGGGACGCCGAGGATGCTATTCGCGCTGCTGCTGACAGTGACGCGAAGATCATCAGCATGTCCTTCGGAGGCTTGTACTCCACAAAAGGGCAGCGTGATGCAGTTAAATACGCGGAGCAGAAAGGCAAGCTCTTCTTCGCCTCGGTTGGAAATGATGGTGCGGGGAGTAACAAACAGCAGTATCCGGCTGCATATCCTCAAGTAGTTGGCGTCGCGTCTGCGGACGAGAACGGGGCGGTGGCGGAATATTCGCAGAGTGCGGGGACGGCGGACATCGCCGCCCCTGGGCAGAAAATTCCGTATTGGTGTGATAATTCTTTCCGGAGCTACTGCAACGGAGACGGCGGAACCAGCTCCGCCACCGCCATCGCCTCTGCCTCCGCAGCCCTCGTCTGGTCCGCCAACCCCGACTGGACCGCGAACCAAGTACTCAACGTGCTCTTCGACACGGCCGCACGGGACTGGAAGAAGGGCGACCGCAGCGCCTTCCTGGGCCACGGTCTGATCCGCCCCTCGATGAACCTCCTGAAGGGCAAGGGCGACCCCGGAGACCCCGACATCAGCCCCCTCACCAAGAAGCGGACGAACGCGGCCCCGGCCTCACCCGACCCCTCCGCTCCGCCCTCTTCCGGCCCCGCCTCACCGCAGCCCGCCCGTAACGAGGGTCAAAAGGGTGGCGAGGGCGACGAAGCCGTCGCTTCGGGCGAGACCACCAAGGCGTCGGGCGACGACGGCCCCCCGCTCGGGCTGATCCTCGGCGGTATCGCAGGCGTGGCCGTCCTCGGGGGAGTGGTCTTCGCCGTCGTCCGCAGGCGCGGCACGGCCTGACCGCGAGCGCCTCACCCATACCAGCCGGCGAGCCACGCCGGTTCCGCAGAATCAACTGAACGGAAAGGAACGTCATGGCAGCAGACCAGAAGGTTTCGGACTCAGCCCTAATCGGCCTGGAGAACGCCCTCACCGAGAGGTTCGACTCCGTGAAGGGCCAGCTCAGTCAGCTCAACGCCACGATCGACAGCCTGGAAGGCGCCTGGCAGGGCATCGGTGCCGGGCAGTACAACATCAAGCAGGCGGAGATCAACCGGCGCATTGTCAGCATCGGTAAGGAACTGCTGCGCTTCCAGGAGGCCATCAAGGCCGCCCGGACCATTTCGGGCAACACCGAGGACGAGGTCAAGGCGGCCCTCATGGGCGTCGACGTCGTCGACGGCTACTCGGGCGACGCCGCGGCCACGGCCCGGGTGTCCAACCTGAACAACTTCTGACCGGCATCCCGTAACTCGACAGAGCTCGACAGAGAAGGAGGACCACATGCCCGCCAATGACGGTACGACGGTCGTCACTTATTCCAGCCTCGACCAAGCTGCTTCTGCCATCGAGGCTCAGGCCAAGCGGCTCGACCAGGACCTCGCCGACATCAAGGCCATGATCGAATCGGTCTCGGAACTGTGGGAGGGCGAAGCCAAGTCGGCCTACCGCGCGGCACAGAAGCGGTGGGACGCGGACGCGACCGCCATCAAGCAGAACCTGCACCAGATCTCCAGCGCCGTGCGCGAAGCGGGTGTCGCCTACCGTGGCGGCGACAAGCGGGCCGCGGCCAACTTCCTCTAGCCGATCCGGTGGCCCGGTTGATCGGGCCCCAGGCAGGTAGGCGAGAGAAGCAGGCTGCAAGCAGCAGCACATCAGGGTGGACACGCGCGGGAGGTGTCCACCCTGAGTGCGTGCTGGGCCCGTTCCCGAAGGAGGCGGCGCGGGCCACCCGCCCCCCCGTCCGTTGCCACAAGGCAAGGGGGGCCCTGCCGCACGCCCCAAGCAAGACCCCAAAGGCAGGGCGCCCCGCCAACACTGCCCAGGCAAGGCGCCCCCACCCCCGCCTACCGCCCCCCGCCCATCACCCCCGTCTGCACCAGCGGGTTCCCCCGCCTCCGGGTGACGAAGATGCCCCGCCCCGGCGGCATCGGGCGCGGGCGTACGCCGCCGAGGATGTCGCCCTCCATCGGGTCGCCCGACAGCAGCACGCCCTGGGCGCCCAGCTCGGTCATGCGCTGGAGGAACGACTCGTACAGGGCCCGGCTCGCCCCCGCCGTGTTGCGGGCGATGATGAAGCGGACGCCCACGTCACGGGCGAACGGCAGCAGCTCCGTGAGGGACGACAGCGGGTTGCCGCTCGACGTGGAGACCAGGTCGAAATCGTCGATGATCACGTAGACCGTCGGGCCGCTCCACCAACTGCGGTCCCGCAGCTCCTGGGCCGTGACGTCGGCGGACGGGGTGCGGCGCTTCATCAGGTCGTGCAGCGCGACCATGTGGTGTTCCATGTTGTTGGACATGGGGATGTACTCCGCCAGGTGCGACGCCGGGGTCACGTCCAGCAGCGAGCGCCGGTTGTCGACCACGAAGAGCTTGCAGGAGTCACCGTCGTACCGCTCGGTGAGCTGCTTGATGAGCAGCCGCAGCAGGTTGGACTTGCCGGACTCGCCCTCGCCGAAGATCAGGAAGAACGGGTCGTGCTCGAAGTCCACGAAGACCGGCGCGAGGTTGTTCTCGTCGATCGCGAAGGCGACCCCGCGCTCCGGAACGGCGTAGCCCGGCGGGAGTTCGGTCGCGGGGAGGGAGCGCGGCAGCAGGCGTACGGCGGGGGCGGGCGCCGCCGTCCAGTGCCGGGAGACCTCCTGGTTCATGGCGGCCGTCGCCTCGGACAGGTCGCTGTCGGAGTTGATGCCGTCGATCCGCGGCACCGCCGCCATGAAGTGCAGCTTCTCCGGTGTCAGCCCGCGCCCCGGCACCCCGGCGGGCACGTTGGCCGCCACCTTGCGGTCCAACTCGGAGTCCATGACGTCGCCGAGCCGCAGCTCCAGGCGGTTCATGAGGTTGTCCTTCAGACCGGCCCTGACCTCCATGGACCGTGACGCGGTGACGATCAGGTGGATGCCGTACCCGAGGCCCCGCGCCGCGATGTCCATCGCGGCGTTCTCCAACGCCTCGTAATCCGTACGGAAGTTGCCCCAGCCGTCGATGATCAGGAAGACGTCGCCCCACGGCTGGTCCGCCACCGAGATCTCGCCGCGCGCCCGCATCCGCCGGTAGGTGGCGATGGAGTCGATGCCTGCGCTGCGGAAGTACTCCTCGCGCCGGGACATGATGCCGTGCACCTCGGCGACCGTACGCCGCACCTTCTCGGGGTCGAGCCGTGAGGCGACCCCGCCCACGTGCGGGAGGCCCGCGACGGCCGACATGCCGCCGCCGCCGAAGTCGAGCCCGTAGATCTGGACTTCCTGCGGGGTGTGGGTGAGCGCGAAGCCCGCGATGAGCGTACGCAGCAGGGTCGACTTGCCGGACTGCGGGCCACCCGTGATCTGCATGTGCCCGGCAGCGCCGGAGAAGTCCCGGTAGAGGGTGTCGCGCCGCTGCTCGAACGGCTTGTCGATCACGCCCAGGGGAACGACGAGCCGTCCCGCGCCCTCGAACCCGGGCTGCGTCAGCCCCCGGCCCGGTACGGGCGAGAGCCCCGGCAGGATCTCGTCCAGCGTCGGCGGGTTGTCCAGCGGCGGCAGCCACACCTGGTGCGCGGAGGCCCCGCGCCCCTCCAGCCGACGCACGATCACGTCCAGCACCGTGTCCGCCAGCGCGTCGTCCTCCGCCGCCCGCGGCTCCGGCACCCCGGCCCCAACCTGCGGGCTCGGCTGCACGTACCGCACCGGCACCGGCGCGGCCGTGAACGGAACCGGCCTCCGGTCCACCGGCAGCGGCCCCCCGGCCGAGGCCGACTGCTGGCCCCCCGCCCGGTACACCCCGGAGACGTACGCGGCCTTGAACCGCACCATCTCCTCCGTACCGAACTTGAGCAGCCCCGAACCGGGCACGTTCGGCAGGTGGTACGCGTCCGGCACCCCCAGCGCCGCCCGGGACTCGGCCGCCGAGAAGGTCCGCAGACCGATGCGGTACGAGAGGTACGTCTCCAGCCCGCGCAGCCGCCCCTCCTCCAGGCGCTGCGAGGCCAGCAGCAGATGCACGCCCAGCGAACGGCCGATCCGCCCGATCTGCACGAACATGTCGATGAAGTCGGGCTTCGCCGTCAGCAGCTCGCTGAACTCGTCGATCACCAGGACGAGGGAAGGGATCGGCTGGAGCGGCGCACCCGCCGAGCGCGCCTTCTCGTAGTCGTGGATGTTGGCGTAGTTCCCCGCGTCGCGCAGCATCTCCTGGCGGCGGTTGAGCTCACCGCGGATGGAGTCGCCCATGCGGTCCACCAGGGTCAGGTCGTCCGCGAGGTTGGTGATCACCGCGGCCACGTGCGGCATCTGCGCCATACCGGCGAAGGTCGCACCGCCCTTGAAGTCCGCGAGGACGAAGTTCAGCGTCTCCGAGGTGTGCGTCACCGCCAGGCCGAGCACCAGCGTGCGCAGCAGCTCCGACTTGCCCGAACCCGTCGCGCCCACGCACAGCCCGTGCGGCCCCATGCCCTCCTGCGCCGCCTCCTTCAGGTCCAGCATCACCGGCGCCCCGCCCTCGCCGACGCCGATCGGCACGCGCAGCCGCTCCGCCTGCGAGCGGGGCCGCCAGGTCCGGCTGACCTCGATGGAGGCCGCGTCGCCCAGGTTCAGCAGATCGGTGAACTCCAGGTTGGCCAGCAGCGGCTCGTCGTCGTCCCCGCCCGTCGCCATGTGCAGCGGGGCCAGCTGCCGGGCCAGCGCCTCGGCGGCCTCGCGGCTCAGCAGGTCGGGCACCCCGTCGTAGACGAGCCCCTGCCCCGACTCCAGCTGGAGCGACTGCGGCTGCACCACGACGGAGAGGCCGCCGCGCGCCCCCTGCACCTCACCCGGTACGACCTCGATGACCGTCACGCCCTGAAGCCCCTCGGCCGAGGCGAGCACCGACATCGGCGGCACCGACTCCCCGTCCAGGACGACGACGATGTGCGGCTGCTCCAGGAGCGGCTGCCCGCCGGGCTGGAAACGGGGGCGGCCGTCGAGGCGGGCCGCCAGCTGCTGTTCGAGCTCCAGGACGCCGGTGGTGATCAGCCGCCGGCTGCCCGCTCCGTCGACCGAACCCGTGTCCTGTACGTGGGGGAGCCACTTCGCCCACTCCCAGTGCGGGGCCGCCTCCCGGCCCGCCGCGACCGCGATCACCAGGTCCTCGGGGGAGTGCAGCGAGGCCAGCGAGCCGATCACCGCCCGCGCCGAGGCGCGCGCGGACTCCTCGTGGCCGCTGATCGTCAGGTGGTAGAAGGCCCGCAGCGACACGGCCATGGGCAGGCCGTCCAGCGTGGAGTGCGTCGTCAGGAACTGCTGCATCGCCCCGGCCGTCAGCGGCTCCAGCTCGTCGACCGGCGCCGTCTCCGGCGCGACGAGCGGCGTGGCCAGCTCCTGGCTGCCCAGACCGATACGTACCTGCGCGAAGTCGGCGTCACCGACCCGCCGCTCCCACACCCGGCTGCCCTCGGCGACCAGCGCCCACAGCTGCTCGGGCGAAGGGTGCAGATAGAACTGGGCGTCGCGCTGCTTGCGGGCCGTCTTCACCACCGTGCGCCGGGTCTGCGTCAGGTACTTCAGATAGTCCCGCCGCATGTCCGCGAGCTGGCCCTGGGTGCCCCGCCGGAAACGTACGAGCATCGCGATGGCCATGGCGACCGTGGAGGCGATCATGACCACGCCCATGATCCGCATGATGGGGTTGTCCGTTATGAAGAAGAAGACGACCGAACCGCCCATGCCCAGCATCGGCAGGAGCTGCATCAGCGCGCCCTCCTGCTGACCCCGGGGCAGCTCCGGCGGAGGTTGCAACTGCACCTGTTCGACCGGCACTTCGGAGGGCAGGGCCCGCGGTGGGCGCTTGACGACGATCTGGCTCACAGCTCACCAATTCCCTTGCCGGACGGAAGTGTTCCTATCGGCGCCCCCGTGGCGACGGGCTCCATCCGCGGGGATCGATCCTACTGGCGGAGCGGGGGCCGGATGGCGGTAGGGTGTCGCGATGCGTATACGCATCCGCTAACTACCGCAAGAAGAAGGTCATTCGGGACGCGGGGTGCGATCCGCGGTCCTGAGGGGTGTTTTCCGGCAGAAGTTCCAGAACGGCACACGGCCGTTCCGGAGCGCCGTACGACGGTTTCCAGAACGCCGTACGGCGGTTCCAGGCACCGTACGGCGGTTGCGGAACAGTGGCCGGGGCCCTCGGGGCGACGCCGGAGTCCGGAGCGAAACAGGGGGAGCAGCAGGTGACAATGACGGCCCGAACGGCGGCCACCACGAGCGGTCGGCCCAGCCACGGGGTTGCGTCCGGAAACGGCACCGGCTTCTGCCGGGTCACCGTCGTCGCACCCGACAGCCGGGTCGACGTGGCACTGCCCGAGGACGTGCCCGTCGCCGACCTGTACCCCGAGATCCTCCGGCTCTCCGGCCAGAGCCCCGCCCCCGGCGCCCCCGTCGGCTACCACCTCGTACGCCGCGACGGCACCGTCCTGGACAGCGCCCGTACGCTGGCCGGGCACCGCATCCTCGACGGCGAGCTGCTCTCGCTGCGGCCCTTCGCCGAATCGCTGCCGCCCGCCGTCTTCGACGACGTCTCCGACGCCGTCGCCACCGCCGTGGCCAAGGACCGCACCCTCTGGGGCGACTCCCTCATGCGCGGCGCCGGCCTCTTCGGCGGCTCCGTCCTGCTGATCCTGCTCGGCTTCGTCCTGTGGACCGCCGACCCCCGCCACGACATGCACGGGCTGCCCGGCATCCTGGCCGCCGTCACCGCCGTACTCCTGCTCGCCGTCGCCTGTGTCCGCGCACGCGTCTACGACGACCGCGCCTCGGCCATCGCGCTGGGAACCGGTGCGCTGGTCAACGCCGCCGTGGCCGGTTCCGGGCTGCTCTCGCTCAGCGCGGGCCAGGGCGTGGGGCGGCTGCAGTTCCTGCTCGCCTGCGCCGCCGTGCTGGTGGTGTCGGTCATCCTCATGATCACCGCACCCGGCGGCGACGGACCCTTCGTCGCGTTCGTCTTCGCGAGCGCCACCGGCCTCGTGGTCACCTTCATCGCGATCTCGGCCGACCTGAAGCCCACCGAGGCCGCCGCAGTCTGCGCCCCGTTCGCCGTGGGCGCCCTGGCCTTCCTCCCCGGCCTCTCCACCCGCTTCGCCCGCCTCCCCATCGGCTTCGAACCGCCCCGCTCCACGGTCGGCGACTACGGCACCTCCGACCAGGCCCCCCAGGGCCCGGTCGACGCCGTACGGATCGCCGCCCAGGCCCGGCGCGGCCACGAGCTGCTCCTCGGCCTGGTCGGCGGCTGCGCGCTGGTGGCCGTGGCGGCCGCCGCGGTGCTCGGCTTCTCCGACGACGTCTGGGGCCAGCTGCTCGCCCTGGCCACCGGGGTCGCCCTGCTGATGCGCGCCCACCTGTTCCGCTACACCGCCCAGGTCGGCTGCACCCTCGCGGCCGGCCTGGGCTCCCTCGTACTCCTGGGCCTCGGGCTCTCCCTCAACCCGCCGCTCACCCTGGTGCGCGACGCGCTGCGCGGGGACGGCTCCGAACTGGACATCCGTACGGTGTGGCTCGCCGCCGCCGTCGCGGGCGTCGCCGCCCTGATCACCGCCATCGGCCTGATCGTGCCGCGCAAGGGGGTCACCCCGTTCTGGGGCCGCTTCCTGGAGATCGCCGAGACGGTCGTCCTGCTCACGCTGCTGCCGCTCTGCCTCGCGGTCTTCGACGTCTACCGCTCGATCCGGGCCCTCACCAGCTGACCGGGGGCGGGCAGGCCGCCGTCCGGGTGTGACCCGAATGGCTGGTACTGTGACCAGTGGCCGTTTGTGTACGCCTCTCCGGATCATCCTGGGGACTGCGCTCATCGGACCTTCGCCTCCGAGTCACGGAAGCTCCCCTGAGAACAAGACCAGGGGCACTCGTGGGCGCTTCGAACATCAAGAGGAGTACGCGTGCCGCTCGACGCCGCTACGAAGAAGCAGATCATGGCCGAGTTCGCCCAGAAGGAGGGTGACACCGGGTCCCCCGAGGTCCAGGTCGCCATGCTCTCCCGCCGGATCTCGGACCTGACGGAGCACCTCAAGACGCACAAGCACGACCACCACTCCCGTCGTGGTCTGCTGATCCTGGTCGGCCAGCGTCGCCGCCTCCTGCA carries:
- a CDS encoding serine protease; this encodes MTAEMGLARKRTSLRALGALAAAASWSVVFAGVAQPAAAADAQSQQWYLSAMQAEEMWKVTKGEGIKVAVIDTGVNPNTPTLKGQVLKGFDATGAAGDENDDYDGHGTNMAELIAGTGAGGGIKGLAPGAKIIPMRISDTEFQNKNSVNARDAEDAIRAAADSDAKIISMSFGGLYSTKGQRDAVKYAEQKGKLFFASVGNDGAGSNKQQYPAAYPQVVGVASADENGAVAEYSQSAGTADIAAPGQKIPYWCDNSFRSYCNGDGGTSSATAIASASAALVWSANPDWTANQVLNVLFDTAARDWKKGDRSAFLGHGLIRPSMNLLKGKGDPGDPDISPLTKKRTNAAPASPDPSAPPSSGPASPQPARNEGQKGGEGDEAVASGETTKASGDDGPPLGLILGGIAGVAVLGGVVFAVVRRRGTA
- a CDS encoding WXG100 family type VII secretion target, giving the protein MPANDGTTVVTYSSLDQAASAIEAQAKRLDQDLADIKAMIESVSELWEGEAKSAYRAAQKRWDADATAIKQNLHQISSAVREAGVAYRGGDKRAAANFL
- a CDS encoding type VII secretion protein EccC, with translation MSQIVVKRPPRALPSEVPVEQVQLQPPPELPRGQQEGALMQLLPMLGMGGSVVFFFITDNPIMRIMGVVMIASTVAMAIAMLVRFRRGTQGQLADMRRDYLKYLTQTRRTVVKTARKQRDAQFYLHPSPEQLWALVAEGSRVWERRVGDADFAQVRIGLGSQELATPLVAPETAPVDELEPLTAGAMQQFLTTHSTLDGLPMAVSLRAFYHLTISGHEESARASARAVIGSLASLHSPEDLVIAVAAGREAAPHWEWAKWLPHVQDTGSVDGAGSRRLITTGVLELEQQLAARLDGRPRFQPGGQPLLEQPHIVVVLDGESVPPMSVLASAEGLQGVTVIEVVPGEVQGARGGLSVVVQPQSLQLESGQGLVYDGVPDLLSREAAEALARQLAPLHMATGGDDDEPLLANLEFTDLLNLGDAASIEVSRTWRPRSQAERLRVPIGVGEGGAPVMLDLKEAAQEGMGPHGLCVGATGSGKSELLRTLVLGLAVTHTSETLNFVLADFKGGATFAGMAQMPHVAAVITNLADDLTLVDRMGDSIRGELNRRQEMLRDAGNYANIHDYEKARSAGAPLQPIPSLVLVIDEFSELLTAKPDFIDMFVQIGRIGRSLGVHLLLASQRLEEGRLRGLETYLSYRIGLRTFSAAESRAALGVPDAYHLPNVPGSGLLKFGTEEMVRFKAAYVSGVYRAGGQQSASAGGPLPVDRRPVPFTAAPVPVRYVQPSPQVGAGVPEPRAAEDDALADTVLDVIVRRLEGRGASAHQVWLPPLDNPPTLDEILPGLSPVPGRGLTQPGFEGAGRLVVPLGVIDKPFEQRRDTLYRDFSGAAGHMQITGGPQSGKSTLLRTLIAGFALTHTPQEVQIYGLDFGGGGMSAVAGLPHVGGVASRLDPEKVRRTVAEVHGIMSRREEYFRSAGIDSIATYRRMRARGEISVADQPWGDVFLIIDGWGNFRTDYEALENAAMDIAARGLGYGIHLIVTASRSMEVRAGLKDNLMNRLELRLGDVMDSELDRKVAANVPAGVPGRGLTPEKLHFMAAVPRIDGINSDSDLSEATAAMNQEVSRHWTAAPAPAVRLLPRSLPATELPPGYAVPERGVAFAIDENNLAPVFVDFEHDPFFLIFGEGESGKSNLLRLLIKQLTERYDGDSCKLFVVDNRRSLLDVTPASHLAEYIPMSNNMEHHMVALHDLMKRRTPSADVTAQELRDRSWWSGPTVYVIIDDFDLVSTSSGNPLSSLTELLPFARDVGVRFIIARNTAGASRALYESFLQRMTELGAQGVLLSGDPMEGDILGGVRPRPMPPGRGIFVTRRRGNPLVQTGVMGGGR
- a CDS encoding type VII secretion integral membrane protein EccD produces the protein MTARTAATTSGRPSHGVASGNGTGFCRVTVVAPDSRVDVALPEDVPVADLYPEILRLSGQSPAPGAPVGYHLVRRDGTVLDSARTLAGHRILDGELLSLRPFAESLPPAVFDDVSDAVATAVAKDRTLWGDSLMRGAGLFGGSVLLILLGFVLWTADPRHDMHGLPGILAAVTAVLLLAVACVRARVYDDRASAIALGTGALVNAAVAGSGLLSLSAGQGVGRLQFLLACAAVLVVSVILMITAPGGDGPFVAFVFASATGLVVTFIAISADLKPTEAAAVCAPFAVGALAFLPGLSTRFARLPIGFEPPRSTVGDYGTSDQAPQGPVDAVRIAAQARRGHELLLGLVGGCALVAVAAAAVLGFSDDVWGQLLALATGVALLMRAHLFRYTAQVGCTLAAGLGSLVLLGLGLSLNPPLTLVRDALRGDGSELDIRTVWLAAAVAGVAALITAIGLIVPRKGVTPFWGRFLEIAETVVLLTLLPLCLAVFDVYRSIRALTS
- a CDS encoding 30S ribosomal protein S15 — translated: MPLDAATKKQIMAEFAQKEGDTGSPEVQVAMLSRRISDLTEHLKTHKHDHHSRRGLLILVGQRRRLLQYLAKKDIQRFRALVDRLGIRRGAAGGAK